TCGTAAAGTTTTTCGTAGGCGGAAAGAAAGGCGACCAGGGCACCCAAGTCGAGCCGACCTTGTATGGTGAGATAACCTCCCAGGAGGAACAGGATGAAAGGGCCCAGGCTCTGAAAAAAGTTGTTCACGAATTTGATGAGAAACTTCAAATTGTTCATCCGGTTCCGGAGGGAAAACAAGAGGTTGTTGAACAGACCGAGTTTTTTATTTTCCAGGTGATAACTGGCATTTCCATGAATTTCATGAATGCCGGATATGGCTTCCCCAATGACGTTGCTCATGGTGCGGGTGGCATCGATCCGCTCCGTGTTCAGGCGGTTGAAACGCCTCTGAAGAAAGGGGATGATGATGATTTCAATGGGATAAATCGCGAAACTCAGGATGGCGAGGAGTGGGTTGAGATAGATCAGGTAGCCGGCAAATGTCACCAGCGTCAAAACATTTATAAGGGGAATGGCGATGGATCCGCCGAGGAAATCCCCGATTGCGCTGAGTTCCGAGGTGAGGGATGCGATGACCATGCCCGGTGGAGTGCGGCGAAAAAAGGAAATGGGAAGGCTGAGAATATGGTCGTACAGTTTTTCGCGGAGTTCTCTGAGAATCTTTTGACCGATGTAGCTCTGGAGAACGTTGATGACGTATTTGAGTATCCCCGCAAGCATTACTGCACCGATGTAGAGCCCACAATAGATCAAAAGGATATCGACCTTTTTGAAAGCGATGGCCTGGTTGACGATCCTTTTTTGCAGCTCCAACGGAAGAACACGAAAGAAAATCGTGCTCAGTATCAGCAGTATGAGAAAAACCTGCAATCCCACGTAACGTTTCAGAATCCATGAAAAGAGGCTTTTCTTGGTGATGAGATCGGAAGAATGCATGCAAAAGGACCTTTCGATCTAATATTGAAGAGCAGAATACATCTTCGCACTGATTTATTATATTCCTTCAGAACGGTTGCAAAGTCAATCCAACACACATTTTAAAATCCCATCCTCTGGTTTCGGTCTGCAAAAGAGTTTATGCCGGAGGGTTGACACGGATCGAATGAATATTATTAATAACAGTTACTATTAGCAAGGAAAAAGGGTCACCTATGGGCAAGAAAAAATTCCAGAGAATGACTCCTCAGCGCAAAATCATCCTGGAGGAGCTGCACAATGCCCGGTTTCATCCTACGGCAGATGAAATCTATGAAAGGGTACGGCGTAGATTGCCGCGCATCAGCCTGGGAACTGTCTACAGGAATCTCGATGCGCTTGCCGTGCAGGGGATCATCCAGAAACTGGACTTGGCCGGCAGTCAAAGAAGGTTTGATGTGAATACCGAAATCCACCATCATGTGCGGTGTGTGAGCTGTGGAGCGTTGGAAGATGTGGTGGTTTTGCCTCTCTATCCGGTGGAGAAAATACTTCAGGACACTCATGGTTTTGAAATACAGGGAGTACGAATGGAGTTTTCCGGACTCTGCCCCAGATGCAAAGAGGCAAAGACGACTTCTCAAGAAAAACAAAGTCAAAATAAACACTGAATTCAATCAGGAGGAATGCATGAAAAAGCTTGCAGGGTCTCAAACGGAAAAAAACCTACTCGCAGCCTTTGCCGGAGAATCCCAGGCGCGCAATCGTTATACCTATTTTGCCGGGCAGGCGAGAAAAGACGGTCTGATGCAGATTGCCGCCATCTTTGAAGAGACGGCCAACCAGGAAAAGGAACACGCTAAAAGGTTTTTCAGCTTTCTGGAAGGTGGCGAAGTGACGATCACGGCGGGTTATCCCGCAGGGGTTATCGGGAATACTCTGGAGAACCTGAAGGCTGCTGCCGCAGGGGAACATTTCGAACATACGGAACTTTATCCCGGCTTTGCCAAAGTCGCCGAGGAAGAGGGTTTCGACGCCATCGCCAAAGTTTTCAGATTTGTTTCCGTTGCTGAAAAGCAGCATGAAAAAAGGTATCGTGACCTCGCAGGCAACGTTGAAAATTCGAAGGTTTTCAAACGAGACACCGCCGTCGTATGGCGCTGCATGAACTGCGGCTACTTGCATGAGGGCCCCGAAGCTCCACAGTCGTGCCCCGCCTGTGCACACCCTCAGTCTTACTATGAATTGCTGGGAGAGAACTGGTAGAGTCTTTCCTGCTTGAGTGGACAATTTTAAGAGGACAATTTCATGGCAGATCCAAAAGAAATCTATCAATGCCAAACGTCGAATTGCGGTTGTTTTTATGATCCCGACAGGGGGGATCGCCGCGGGAAAATCCCCAAGGGCACCCGTTTCTGTGAATTGCCCGAGGAATGGAAATGCCCCGTTTGCGGAGCGAGCAAAAAAATGTTCAAACCGCTCGCAGGGCCGGGCTCCGTTGTTGGAGAGAAAGCCTGAGCTTTCCGGTTTTTTTCCGAATCCGTGCCGTAGCGAAGCCCCTTCCCTCGCCTAAGGGTGGGGTTTTATCATTTGTCGAACAGCCTCGAATGGGGCCATTTGAGAGGATTATAATGAAGCCGGTTGAAATTAAAAAGGGAATCCAATGGGTTGGAGCTGTTGACTGGAATGTGCGTGACTTTCACGGGTATTCAACGCCCAAAGGCACCACCTACAATTCTTACCTGGTCATGGACAAAAAGGTCACTCTTTTCGATACGGTGAAACTGCCCTACAAGAATACCCTCATCCATAATATCCGCAAAGTCATCGATCCCGAGAAGATCGATTATATCGTCGTGAATCATGTGGAAATGGACCATTCCGGTGCTCTTCCCGATATCATTGATCTGATTCAACCCGAAAAGGTGTTCTGTTCGGCTATGGGCAAGAAAGCTCTTCTGCAGCATTATCACAGGGAAGACTGGCCTTATGAAGTCGTTGAATCCGGACGGGAGATCAGCCTTGGAGAAAAGACCCTCCAGTTCGTCGAAACCCGCATGCTTCACTGGCCGGACAGCATGATGACCTATATCAAGGAAGATAAACTCCTCATTTCCAGCGATGGATTCGGGCAGCACTGGGCAACCAGCGAGCGGTTCGACGATGAAGTGGATCTCGATCAGCTGCTTTTCCATTCGGCCAAGTACTATGCCAATATTCTGCTGCCCTTTTCTCCCCTCGTGGAAAAACTCATTGCCAATGTGAAGAAGCTGGGTCTCGAGATCGACATGATCGCCCCCGACCATGGTCTCATTTGGAGAACTCATCCGGCCAAGATCCTTGAAGCGTATGGGAAATGGTGCCGTCAGGAGAGCCGGGAGAAGGCGCTCATCATTTATGAAACCATGTGGCAGAGCACGGAAAAGATGGCCATGGCCATAGCTGATGGTTTGGGAGAGGAAGGGGTGGAGTTCAAGGTGCTCAACCTCAAGCTGAATCATCGCAGTGATGTCATGACGGAAGTCCTGGATGCCAGGGCCGTGGTTTTGGGATCATCCACATTGAACAACGGCATCATGCCGACGATGGCCGATATGCTCTGTTATATGAAGGGATTGAAACCGGCGGACAAGATCGGTGCCGCTTTTGGATCCTATGGATGGAGCGGAGAGGCGGTAAAACTTCTCAACACTGCCCTGGAAGAGATGAAGGTCAAGGTGGTGGATCCGGGTATGAGAATCCAATTTGCGCCGACACACGAAGATCTTCAAAAATGCGTTGAGCTTGGCCGCAAGATCGGACAAGCCATGAAGGGAAGCAGTGTCTGAGGCTTTTGAACCTTTCTTGCCTGGGAAATTTCGATTTGACCATCAAATTTTTTTTATGATGCCTTGATTCTGAAAGAATGGGGAAAACCGGTTCTTTCGGAATCGGATCATTCCCTGAAGCAGCCATGTTGGATCGAACGTGACCTGGACTCCAACATGGCCGGTCTCATTTCTTGCCGGTTCACTTGAATATTCCGTTTCCGTGCGGATGTAATCCGAAAGGCGTTCTTCCAAAGTTCAGAGTACCCCTCGTATAACTACAAGCCCCATCCCTCCTTTCTAGAAAATTCCGAGAAGATCGTTTCTTTTTGATCGAACCTCCCAACGTCGTTTTCGACCGCAAGATCCATGAACTCTTCCGTTTTCTCGAGGCAAACAGCATCATGGCTTGCAAAACGGCAGAGATGAAAGTATTGATGGAAGTGTGCTCATGCTGGATGCAATGCAAAAAAAGGAGAAGAAATGCAACAACAAGTGGATGTTCAGAAGGTATACCGAGCAAGCAAAATCATAAGCGTTGCCATGTTGGTTTCCGTGCTGGTTTATCCTGTTATCGTCGAATTCATGAAAAGGACGCACCAGCCTTTTGAAGGGTTTGCCCCCCAGAATGCGGTTCGACTGCCGGATATTTTTTATGGACTTGCCTTGCTCTCACTGGTCGGCATAAGGGTGGTGCGAAAAGCCATCTTAAAAAGATCCGCCGGGGATGATCTGAAGACCCTGGTCGCCAAACTGCATATTTCAAACATCGCGACCTACGCTCTGAGTGAAGTGCCGGCAATCCTGGGACTGGTCCTCTTCCTGATAGGTGGATATACCAGCCAGTTCTATGCGCTTCTCCTTTTTGCGCTGCTGCTCATGGTCCTTTATTTTCCAAAACTTGTTTATTGGGAAGCATGGCTTCGAAAAATGGGCGGCTACCGCTCTTCTTGACTCTTCTGGTCGTTGCAGCCGGCAAGGATGAGAACCTCCAACGAGAAAAATTATGGCCGATCTTGAACGAGCGATTTTAATTGCCGCTCGAGCCCACTATGGACAAAGGGACAAGTCGGGTGCTCCCTATATCTTGCACCCCCTTCGAGTAATGCAGCGAATGCCTACGGAAATGCTGCGGGTCATAGCTGTTCTGCACGATGTCATAGAAGATACGGTGTTTTCCCTGGAAAATCTAAGAGATGAAGGCTTTTCAAATGACATCCTCGAGGCCCTGGACTGCCTCACACGCCGTGAAGGAGAAACCTATGAGCGGTTCATCGAGCGGGTGAAAAGTCATCCTCTTGCGGTACAGGTCAAGATTGCGGACCTGGAGGACAATATGGACATGCGCCGCATGGAAAAAGTGACGGAAAAAGATCTGACGCGCATTGCCAAATACCATCGAGCCTGGATGGAAATAAAAGGGTGCTGAACAAACCCGAAAAGGGGTTGCATGTTTTGATGAACCCTCCTGTGAGCCCTCCGCTATCCCCTGGCACTATTAACCTGCTGAAATCAATGAATTTGTATAACGTAAACAGACTTTGTTAAAAAAAAAACTTAAAGTCATAATGGTAACTTACCATGGGATTCCCCCTTCTAAGGATAAAAAATATTTAACTTTTTGATAGAAGTACTCTATGTTCTCCTGGTTGTGATGAGTAAGGGTTTTTCGACCCGAGTCCTTAACAGTCCTTATCCGAAAACAGAGGGAGAATGATGTCCAACCAACCAACAGCAGCTCAAGTAGCACAACCTGTGAGGACCGACGCGTACCTGGATACCCTGCAGATGTTCACTGGTGTCGCTCTGATCTTGTTCATGTGGAGTCACATGATCCTAGTGGCCAGTGTGAACTTCGGGCCGGGGGTAATGAATGCGATTGCTGGTTTCCTGGAAAGAACCTATCTGGCTCAGACGGGTGGGCCTGTTATCGCGTTCGTTTTTTTGGTTCATTTTGTTCTGGCGGCGCGCAAGCTTCCCTTCAGAGCCAAGGAACAGAAGGCCATGTGGGAGCACAGTGTGCGCTTCAATCACCTGGATACCTGGCTCTGGAATGTTCAAGCCATCACCGCCATGATCATTCTGATCATGGGGAGTATTCATATGTGGACCGTTTTGACCAACCTGCCCATCACGGCCGCCAAGAGTGCAGCCCGTGTGCAGACAGGATGGTGGCTTCTTTTCTACCTGTTGTTGCTTCCGATGATCGAACTCCATGTGGGAATCGGTTTCTACCGCATCGGCGTCAAATGGGGCTGGATCACCCGTTCCAACCGTAAGGGGTTGAAGCGCTTTGAAAATAAGCTGACGCTGGTCTTCATCACCATTGGTCTGATCACACTCTTCACTTTATACTTCATCATTAACCCTGCGTAAGGAGCCAAAAGTTGGAAACCTTTTATACCGATTTGCTATGTATCGGAGCGGGCTTGGCCGGCGAGCGGGTGGCCGTTGAGGCGGCTTCACGGGGCTTTGAAACCATCTGTTTGAGTATCGTGCCACCACGGCGTTCCCATTCTTCTGCAGCCCAGGGCGGCATGCAGGCTTCTTTGGGGAACTGCTGCAAGGGCGAAGGCGACTGCCCGGATATCCATTTTTCAGATACCGTCAAGGGATCTGATTGGGGATGTGACCAGGAAGTTGCCCGCATGTTTGCAGAAACCGCGCCCATTGCCGTTCGCGAAATGGCTCACTGGGGGATCCCCTGGAACCGCGTTGTACCCGGCAAGAGCACCTACTTCAAGGGTGGGAAGGAATTCGAGAAAATCGAATCCAAAGAGAAGGAAGGCCTCATTACCGCCCGTGACTTCGGTGGAACGGCCAAGTGGAGAACTTGCTACACTTCTGACGGAACCGGGCATACTCTGCTTTTTACCATGGACAACCAGGTGGTGAAGCTGGGCGTAACGGTCCACGACCGGGTGGAAGCCATCTCCCTGATTCACGACGGCGAGACCTGTATCGGCGCCGTGGCCCGTTGCCTCAAGACGGGCAAGCTGCGTGTGTATCTGGCAAAAGCCACTCTGATAGCGACCGGTGGATATGGCCGCCTGTATCGTGAAACGACCAATGCCGTCATCTGCGATGGAAGCGGCGCTATCCTGGCTCTGAGGACCGGCATCGTACCCATCGGAAACCCGGAAGCCGTGCAGTTTCACCCCACCGGCATCGTTCCCACCAACATCCTGGTGACGGAAGGCTGCCGCGGTGACGGTGGAACTTTGAAGGATGTAAACGGCGAACGGTTCATGCACATCTATGAACCGGAAAAACAGGAACTGGCTTCTCGCGATGTCGTTTCCCGCTGGATGACCCACCACATTCGCAAGGGGCTGGGGGTGAAGAGTGCTTACGGCGATCATCTCTGGCTGGATATCCGCCATCTGGGGGCAAAACACATCAAGACCAAGCTCCGTGAAGTGGAAGAAATCTGTAACGAATTCCTCGGTGTAGATCCCATCACTCAGATGATTCCCGTCCGACCCTGCCAGCATTACAGCATGGGTGGCGTTCGCACCAACAAAGACGGTGCCGCTTACGGCTTGAAGGGGCTCTTTGCCGCCGGCGAAGCGGCCTGCTGGGATATGCACGGGTTCAACCGACTGGGTGGAAACTCCCTGGCGGAAACCATCGTGGCCGGAAGGATCGTGGGGCAGAAGGTTTCCGATTTCCTGGAAGGCTATGAAGCCGATTTCAGAACGGAAGTCATCAGGGATGCAGTGAAGAAGGAACAGGAACGCATTGCGGCGGTCATTAGCGGCAGAGACGGTAAGGAAAACGTCTACGAAGTACGCGCAGCCATGCAGGATGCCCTCATGGAAGGCGTGGGCATTTTCCGCAACGGCGAAGACTTGCATAAGGCCGTGGAAAAATTGCAGGTTGTTGCTGAACGTGCGGAAAAGGTCGGGTTGCGTTCCAACGGTGTGGGTGCCAACCCTGAACTCGCTTTGGCTCTCCGTATCAAGGGAATGGTCCGGTTGGCTCTCTGCGTTG
This region of Desulforhabdus amnigena genomic DNA includes:
- a CDS encoding rubredoxin, with product MADPKEIYQCQTSNCGCFYDPDRGDRRGKIPKGTRFCELPEEWKCPVCGASKKMFKPLAGPGSVVGEKA
- a CDS encoding succinate dehydrogenase/fumarate reductase cytochrome b subunit, which translates into the protein MSNQPTAAQVAQPVRTDAYLDTLQMFTGVALILFMWSHMILVASVNFGPGVMNAIAGFLERTYLAQTGGPVIAFVFLVHFVLAARKLPFRAKEQKAMWEHSVRFNHLDTWLWNVQAITAMIILIMGSIHMWTVLTNLPITAAKSAARVQTGWWLLFYLLLLPMIELHVGIGFYRIGVKWGWITRSNRKGLKRFENKLTLVFITIGLITLFTLYFIINPA
- a CDS encoding FprA family A-type flavoprotein gives rise to the protein MKPVEIKKGIQWVGAVDWNVRDFHGYSTPKGTTYNSYLVMDKKVTLFDTVKLPYKNTLIHNIRKVIDPEKIDYIVVNHVEMDHSGALPDIIDLIQPEKVFCSAMGKKALLQHYHREDWPYEVVESGREISLGEKTLQFVETRMLHWPDSMMTYIKEDKLLISSDGFGQHWATSERFDDEVDLDQLLFHSAKYYANILLPFSPLVEKLIANVKKLGLEIDMIAPDHGLIWRTHPAKILEAYGKWCRQESREKALIIYETMWQSTEKMAMAIADGLGEEGVEFKVLNLKLNHRSDVMTEVLDARAVVLGSSTLNNGIMPTMADMLCYMKGLKPADKIGAAFGSYGWSGEAVKLLNTALEEMKVKVVDPGMRIQFAPTHEDLQKCVELGRKIGQAMKGSSV
- a CDS encoding fumarate reductase flavoprotein subunit, whose protein sequence is METFYTDLLCIGAGLAGERVAVEAASRGFETICLSIVPPRRSHSSAAQGGMQASLGNCCKGEGDCPDIHFSDTVKGSDWGCDQEVARMFAETAPIAVREMAHWGIPWNRVVPGKSTYFKGGKEFEKIESKEKEGLITARDFGGTAKWRTCYTSDGTGHTLLFTMDNQVVKLGVTVHDRVEAISLIHDGETCIGAVARCLKTGKLRVYLAKATLIATGGYGRLYRETTNAVICDGSGAILALRTGIVPIGNPEAVQFHPTGIVPTNILVTEGCRGDGGTLKDVNGERFMHIYEPEKQELASRDVVSRWMTHHIRKGLGVKSAYGDHLWLDIRHLGAKHIKTKLREVEEICNEFLGVDPITQMIPVRPCQHYSMGGVRTNKDGAAYGLKGLFAAGEAACWDMHGFNRLGGNSLAETIVAGRIVGQKVSDFLEGYEADFRTEVIRDAVKKEQERIAAVISGRDGKENVYEVRAAMQDALMEGVGIFRNGEDLHKAVEKLQVVAERAEKVGLRSNGVGANPELALALRIKGMVRLALCVAYGAEQRTESRGCHAREDYKERNDRDWLKRTLATWKEGDVLPTLNYESNSKVWEIPPGERGYGSCQIICSEDPEVMGRGITPPETN
- the rbr gene encoding rubrerythrin, producing MKKLAGSQTEKNLLAAFAGESQARNRYTYFAGQARKDGLMQIAAIFEETANQEKEHAKRFFSFLEGGEVTITAGYPAGVIGNTLENLKAAAAGEHFEHTELYPGFAKVAEEEGFDAIAKVFRFVSVAEKQHEKRYRDLAGNVENSKVFKRDTAVVWRCMNCGYLHEGPEAPQSCPACAHPQSYYELLGENW
- a CDS encoding Fur family transcriptional regulator yields the protein MGKKKFQRMTPQRKIILEELHNARFHPTADEIYERVRRRLPRISLGTVYRNLDALAVQGIIQKLDLAGSQRRFDVNTEIHHHVRCVSCGALEDVVVLPLYPVEKILQDTHGFEIQGVRMEFSGLCPRCKEAKTTSQEKQSQNKH